From Eptesicus fuscus isolate TK198812 chromosome 22, DD_ASM_mEF_20220401, whole genome shotgun sequence, a single genomic window includes:
- the NHLH2 gene encoding helix-loop-helix protein 2, with translation MMLSPDQAADSDHPSSAHSDPESLSGADAKVLGNVSDLEPVEEAEGDGKGGGRAALYPHPQQLSREEKRRRRRATAKYRSAHATRERIRVEAFNLAFAELRKLLPTLPPDKKLSKIEILRLAICYISYLNHVLDV, from the coding sequence ATGATGCTGAGTCCAGACCAAGCCGCCGACTCGGACCACCCTAGCTCGGCGCACTCGGATCCGGAGTCCTTGAGCGGCGCGGACGCCAAGGTGCTGGGCAACGTGTCGGACCTGGAGCCGGTGGAGGAGGCCGAGGGCGACGGCAAGGGCGGCGGCCGGGCCGCACTCTACCCGCACCCGCAGCAGCTGAGCCGCGAGGAGAAGCGCCGCCGCCGGCGTGCCACGGCCAAGTACAGGTCGGCTCACGCCACCCGCGAGCGCATCCGCGTGGAGGCCTTCAACTTGGCCTTTGCCGAGCTCCGCAAACTGCTGCCCACGCTGCCCCCGGACAAGAAGCTCTCCAAGATCGAGATCCTGCGCCTGGCCATCTGCTACATCTCTTATCTCAACCACGTCCTGGACGTGTAG